A genomic window from Scomber scombrus chromosome 18, fScoSco1.1, whole genome shotgun sequence includes:
- the slc16a3a gene encoding monocarboxylate transporter 4-like isoform X1, which yields MGGAAVDVGAGGVKAPDGGWGWAVLSGCFVITGFSYAFPKAVSVFFKELIREFGVGYSDTAWISSILLAMLYGTGPLCSVLVNRFGCRPVMMVGGLFASLGMILASFSTSIIHIYLSTGVITGLGLALNFQPSLIMLNRYFSEKRPLANGLSAAGSPVALCCLSPLGQVLQYQYGWRGGFLILGGLLLNCCVCGALMKPLVPPKNLKNKDLEQDKEEEKEGAEEKTNKPKAKLLDVSVVNDRGFVIYTVAASIMVLGLFVPPVFVVSYAKEMGNEDTKSALLLTILGFIDIFARPTCGVIAGLKWVRPRCVYLFSFAMLFNGITDLVGSQADSYTSLVVFCIFFGVSYGMVGALQFEVLMAVVGTEKFSSAIGLVLLMEAIAVLVGPPSAGRLLDATKNYMYVFLLAGSEVVLSAVVLATCTFLFIKNKPSVPADKLENVEVTDSAKADVCSKTTEGNDEEEKGAKEEQEKETVKDLKEEEEKDKEKVDEVRPESVTVDSQEVERFLKEPQQNGDAATNPETSL from the exons ATGGGAGGCGCTGCGGTGGATGTGGGTGCAGGGGGGGTGAAGGCTCCTGATGGAGGGTGGGGTTGGGCGGTGCTGTCCGGCTGTTTTGTCATCACAGGCTTCTCCTACGCTTTCCCTAAAGCAGTCAGTGTCTTTTTTAAAGAGCTGATCAGGGAGTTTGGAGTGGGATACAGCGACACCGCCTGGATCTCTTCTATCTTGTTGGCCATGCTTTATGGCACAG GTCCTCTGTGCAGTGTGCTGGTGAACCGCTTCGGCTGTCGTCCAGTGATGATGGTGGGTGGTCTCTTTGCCTCTCTAGGAATGATCCTGGCCTCCTTCTCCACCAGCATCATCCACATCTACCTCAGCACGGGGGTCATTACAG GTCTAGGGTTAGCCCTGAACTTCCAACCATCTCTGATTATGCTCAACCGCTACTTCAGCGAGAAGCGTCCTCTAGCCAATGGGCTATCAGCCGCAGGTAGCCCTGTGGCCCTGTGCTGCCTATCGCCACTGGGCCAGGTCCTCCAGTACCAGTATGGCTGGAGGGGGGGCTTCCTCATCTTGGGTGGCCTTCTACTCAACTGCTGTGTGTGCGGGGCACTAATGAAGCCTTTGGTCCCCCCCAAGAACCTCAAGAACAAGGACCTGGAACAGgacaaagaagaggaaaaagagggggcagaggagaaaacaaataaGCCCAAAGCCAAACTGCTGGACGTCTCTGTGGTAAACGACAGAGGTTTTGTCATCTACACTGTGGCGGCATCCATCATGGTGCTGGGGCTGTTTGTGCCTCCAGTGTTTGTAGTGAGCTATGCTAAGGAGATGGGCAATGAGGACACCAaatcagctctgctgctcactaTTCTGGGCTTCATTGACATTTTTGCACGGCCCACGTGTGGGGTGATCGCCGGACTGAAATGGGTGCGTCCTCGATGTGTGTACCTCTTCAGCTTTGCTATGTTGTTCAATGGAATCACTGACCTGGTTGGGTCACAG GCTGATAGTTACACATCTTTAGTGGTCTTCTGCATCTTCTTTGGCGTCTCCTACGGCATGGTGGGTGCACTGCAGTTTGAGGTTCTCATGGCAGTAGTTGGTACTGAGAAGTTCTCTAGTGCCATTGGCCTGGTCCTGCTCATGGAGGCCATTGCTGTGCTGGTAGGCCCACCTAGTGCAG gCCGGCTTCTTGATGCCACCAAGAATTATATGTATGTCTTCCTGCTGGCAGGAAGTGAGGTTGTCCTTTCAGCTGTGGTTTTAGCCACTTGTACCTTCCTGTTTATCAAAAATAAGCCCTCAGTGCCAGCAGACAAGCTGGAGAATGTCGAAGTGACGGACAGTGCCAAGGCAGATGTTTGCAGTAAAACCACAGAGGggaatgatgaagaggagaaaggagcaaaagaagaacaagaaaaggAGACGGTGAAGGActtgaaggaggaagaggagaaagataaagagaaagTAGATGAGGTCAGGCCTGAGAGTGTAACAGTGGACTCACAGGAAGTGGAAAGGTTTTTGAAAGAGCCTCAGCAAAATGGTGATGCCGCCACAAATCCTGAAACAAGCCTGTGA
- the csnk1da gene encoding casein kinase I produces MELRVGNRYRLGRKIGSGSFGDIYLGTDISVGEEVAIKLECVKTKHPQLHIESKIYKMMQGGVGIPTIKWCGAEGDYNVMVMELLGPSLEDLFNFCSRKFSLKTVLLLADQMISRIEYIHSKNFIHRDVKPDNFLMGLGKKGNLVYIIDFGLAKKYRDARTHQHIPYRENKNLTGTARYASINTHLGIEQSRRDDLESLGYVLMYFNLGSLPWQGLKAATKRQKYERISEKKMSTPIEVLCKGYPSEFATYLNFCRSLRFDDKPDYSYLRQLFRNLFHRQGFSYDYVFDWNMLKFGANRAVEDTERERREREERLRHGRNPAARGLASASGRARATQDVAAPSPLNPASHTGLEKERKVSMRLHRGAPVNISSSDLTGRQDTSRMSTSQALSRVTPSGLQSAAPR; encoded by the exons GTACTGATATCTCAGTGGGAGAGGAGGTGGCCATCAAACTAGAATGTGTGAAGACCAAACACCCACAGCTCCACATAGAGAGCAAAATCTACAAGATGATGCAAGGCGGAG TGGGGATTCCGACGATAAAGTGGTGTGGCGCCGAGGGCGACTACAACGTCATGGTGATGGAGCTGCTGGGGCCCAGCCTGGAGGATCTGTTCAACTTCTGCTCCCGCAAGTTCAGCCTCAAGACTGTCCTGCTGCTGGCTGACCAGATG ATCAGCCGCATCGAATACATCCACTCCAAGAACTTCATCCACAGAGACGTGAAGCCCGACAACTTCCTCATGGGTCTGGGCAAGAAGGGCAACCTGGTCTACATCATCGACTTCGGTCTGGCCAAAAAGTACCGCGACGCCCGCACACACCAGCACATCCCCTACCGCGAGAACAAGAACCTGACCGGCACGGCCCGCTACGCCTCCATAAACACACATCTGGGCATCG AACAGTCCAGACGGGATGACTTGGAGTCTCTGGGCTATGTCCTCATGTACTTCAACCTGGGTTCTCTGCCCTGGCAAGGCCTCAAAGCCGCCACCAAGAGGCAGAAGTATGAACGCATCAGCGAGAAGAAAATGTCCACGCCCATCGAGGTCCTCTGCAAAGGCTACCCAT CGGAGTTCGCCACATACCTGAACTTCTGCCGCTCGCTGCGCTTTGACGACAAGCCTGACTACTCTTACCTCCGCCAGCTCTTCAGGAACCTCTTCCACAGACAAGGCTTCTCTTACGATTACGTCTTCGACTGGAACATGCTCAAATTT GGTGCCAACAGAGCCGTggaggacacagagagggagCGTCGGGAACGGGAGGAGAGGCTGAGGCACGGCAGGAACCCCGCGGCCAGGGGCTTGGCCTCCGCCTCAGGAAGAGCCAGAGCAACTCAGGACGTCGCAGCCCCCTCACCGCTCAACCCTGCATCACACACag GTttggagaaggagaggaaggtcAGCATGCGTCTTCATCGCGGAGCACCTGTCAACATCTCCTCCTCAGACCTGACGGGACGCCAGGACACATCCCGCATGTCCACCTCACAG GCTCTGTCCCGGGTCACACCCAGCGGCCTCCAGTCTGCAGCCCCGCGGTGA
- the slc16a3a gene encoding monocarboxylate transporter 4-like isoform X2, translating to MGGAAVDVGAGGVKAPDGGWGWAVLSGCFVITGFSYAFPKAVSVFFKELIREFGVGYSDTAWISSILLAMLYGTGPLCSVLVNRFGCRPVMMVGGLFASLGMILASFSTSIIHIYLSTGVITGLGLALNFQPSLIMLNRYFSEKRPLANGLSAAGSPVALCCLSPLGQVLQYQYGWRGGFLILGGLLLNCCVCGALMKPLVPPKNLKNKDLEQDKEEEKEGAEEKTNKPKAKLLDVSVVNDRGFVIYTVAASIMVLGLFVPPVFVVSYAKEMGNEDTKSALLLTILGFIDIFARPTCGVIAGLKWVRPRCVYLFSFAMLFNGITDLVGSQADSYTSLVVFCIFFGVSYGMVGALQFEVLMAVVGTEKFSSAIGLVLLMEAIAVLVGPPSAGRLLDATKNYMYVFLLAGSEVVLSAVVLATCTFLFIKNKPSVPADKLENGNDEEEKGAKEEQEKETVKDLKEEEEKDKEKVDEVRPESVTVDSQEVERFLKEPQQNGDAATNPETSL from the exons ATGGGAGGCGCTGCGGTGGATGTGGGTGCAGGGGGGGTGAAGGCTCCTGATGGAGGGTGGGGTTGGGCGGTGCTGTCCGGCTGTTTTGTCATCACAGGCTTCTCCTACGCTTTCCCTAAAGCAGTCAGTGTCTTTTTTAAAGAGCTGATCAGGGAGTTTGGAGTGGGATACAGCGACACCGCCTGGATCTCTTCTATCTTGTTGGCCATGCTTTATGGCACAG GTCCTCTGTGCAGTGTGCTGGTGAACCGCTTCGGCTGTCGTCCAGTGATGATGGTGGGTGGTCTCTTTGCCTCTCTAGGAATGATCCTGGCCTCCTTCTCCACCAGCATCATCCACATCTACCTCAGCACGGGGGTCATTACAG GTCTAGGGTTAGCCCTGAACTTCCAACCATCTCTGATTATGCTCAACCGCTACTTCAGCGAGAAGCGTCCTCTAGCCAATGGGCTATCAGCCGCAGGTAGCCCTGTGGCCCTGTGCTGCCTATCGCCACTGGGCCAGGTCCTCCAGTACCAGTATGGCTGGAGGGGGGGCTTCCTCATCTTGGGTGGCCTTCTACTCAACTGCTGTGTGTGCGGGGCACTAATGAAGCCTTTGGTCCCCCCCAAGAACCTCAAGAACAAGGACCTGGAACAGgacaaagaagaggaaaaagagggggcagaggagaaaacaaataaGCCCAAAGCCAAACTGCTGGACGTCTCTGTGGTAAACGACAGAGGTTTTGTCATCTACACTGTGGCGGCATCCATCATGGTGCTGGGGCTGTTTGTGCCTCCAGTGTTTGTAGTGAGCTATGCTAAGGAGATGGGCAATGAGGACACCAaatcagctctgctgctcactaTTCTGGGCTTCATTGACATTTTTGCACGGCCCACGTGTGGGGTGATCGCCGGACTGAAATGGGTGCGTCCTCGATGTGTGTACCTCTTCAGCTTTGCTATGTTGTTCAATGGAATCACTGACCTGGTTGGGTCACAG GCTGATAGTTACACATCTTTAGTGGTCTTCTGCATCTTCTTTGGCGTCTCCTACGGCATGGTGGGTGCACTGCAGTTTGAGGTTCTCATGGCAGTAGTTGGTACTGAGAAGTTCTCTAGTGCCATTGGCCTGGTCCTGCTCATGGAGGCCATTGCTGTGCTGGTAGGCCCACCTAGTGCAG gCCGGCTTCTTGATGCCACCAAGAATTATATGTATGTCTTCCTGCTGGCAGGAAGTGAGGTTGTCCTTTCAGCTGTGGTTTTAGCCACTTGTACCTTCCTGTTTATCAAAAATAAGCCCTCAGTGCCAGCAGACAAGCTGGAGAAT GggaatgatgaagaggagaaaggagcaaaagaagaacaagaaaaggAGACGGTGAAGGActtgaaggaggaagaggagaaagataaagagaaagTAGATGAGGTCAGGCCTGAGAGTGTAACAGTGGACTCACAGGAAGTGGAAAGGTTTTTGAAAGAGCCTCAGCAAAATGGTGATGCCGCCACAAATCCTGAAACAAGCCTGTGA